One genomic region from Nocardioides plantarum encodes:
- a CDS encoding alpha/beta fold hydrolase has product MKLRTTSVVALVLLGAGLVPAPAPAAPAPASSASSASAASAASAAKVTTTDGCVASFPEPGTYTKVKICYTLFRPGTATSKKPVPMLLHSHGWGGSRTTDPTQLAAYLDAGYGVLSFDQRGFGESGGQAHIEDPSLEGRDVRTLVDLVSRLTWVMQDGRGDPRLGAVGGSYGGGYQFVGAFEELRIKGKPIFDALAPEITWNSLPGSLAPNDVVRTEWAAALSAAALPSNALPSSIYSALVEGVATGQWPDGTGPSGVDLDRELGRNGPAWHVSQGRRLDIPVLFGQGTTDGLFPLEQGLTNWRTALTPAARKRSIFVGYNGGHVLPSVLPQGVNVTSDPCSTTLAGGDFRRLSIRFFDEQLKGRRTGLGGYGRLHLATADSTCVTIATPGASRVKAIAGDVVSTTGVGVPLTYEIAPGPIKVAGTPYLTASVTAPGTDSRAFYGLAVGTSALDAHLVQNNVLPLREPVPVDGVSRRIALPSVAVDVPAGQKLFLLVTPISDTFAAMGSRVPGVITLTGTRVHLPVVP; this is encoded by the coding sequence GTGAAGCTCCGTACGACGTCGGTCGTCGCCCTTGTCCTGCTCGGCGCCGGGCTGGTGCCCGCGCCTGCCCCCGCGGCCCCCGCCCCGGCCTCGTCGGCCTCGTCGGCCTCGGCAGCCTCGGCAGCCTCGGCAGCCAAGGTCACCACGACCGACGGCTGCGTCGCGAGCTTCCCCGAGCCGGGCACCTACACCAAGGTGAAGATCTGCTACACGCTCTTCCGGCCGGGCACGGCGACCAGCAAGAAGCCCGTGCCGATGCTCCTGCACAGCCACGGCTGGGGCGGGTCGCGCACCACCGACCCGACCCAGCTGGCCGCCTACCTCGACGCCGGCTACGGCGTGCTGTCCTTCGACCAGCGCGGCTTCGGCGAGTCCGGCGGCCAGGCCCACATCGAGGACCCGTCCCTCGAGGGCCGCGACGTCCGCACGCTCGTCGACCTGGTCTCCCGGCTCACCTGGGTCATGCAGGACGGGCGCGGTGACCCCCGGCTCGGGGCGGTCGGCGGCAGCTACGGCGGCGGCTACCAGTTCGTCGGCGCGTTCGAGGAGCTGCGGATCAAGGGCAAGCCGATCTTCGACGCCCTCGCGCCGGAGATCACCTGGAACTCGCTGCCCGGCTCGCTCGCGCCGAACGACGTGGTGCGCACCGAGTGGGCGGCCGCCCTGTCCGCCGCCGCCCTGCCCAGCAACGCGCTGCCCTCGTCGATCTACAGCGCGCTCGTCGAGGGGGTCGCCACCGGGCAGTGGCCCGACGGCACCGGTCCCAGCGGCGTCGACCTCGACCGGGAGCTGGGTCGCAACGGCCCGGCCTGGCACGTCTCGCAGGGCCGCCGCCTCGACATCCCGGTGCTGTTCGGCCAGGGCACCACCGACGGTCTCTTCCCGCTCGAGCAGGGCCTGACCAACTGGCGTACGGCGCTCACCCCGGCGGCTCGCAAGCGCAGCATCTTCGTCGGCTACAACGGGGGCCACGTGCTGCCGTCCGTCCTGCCCCAGGGGGTCAACGTCACCTCCGACCCGTGCAGCACCACGCTGGCCGGCGGCGACTTCCGCCGGCTGTCGATCCGGTTCTTCGACGAGCAGCTCAAGGGGCGTCGTACGGGCCTGGGCGGCTACGGCCGGCTCCACCTCGCGACCGCCGACTCCACCTGCGTCACCATCGCCACGCCCGGCGCCTCCCGGGTCAAGGCGATCGCCGGCGACGTCGTGAGCACCACCGGCGTCGGCGTCCCGCTGACCTACGAGATCGCCCCCGGTCCGATCAAGGTCGCCGGTACGCCGTACCTCACCGCCTCGGTGACGGCACCCGGCACGGACAGCCGGGCGTTCTACGGCCTGGCCGTCGGCACGAGCGCGCTGGACGCGCACCTGGTGCAGAACAACGTGCTGCCCCTGCGCGAGCCGGTCCCCGTCGACGGCGTGAGCCGTCGGATCGCGCTGCCGTCGGTCGCGGTCGACGTACCGGCCGGGCAGAAGCTGTTCCTGCTGGTGACGCCGATCAGCGACACGTTCGCCGCCATGGGATCGCGCGTGCCGGGCGTGATCACGCTCACCGGGACCCGGGTCCACCTGCCCGTCGTCCCGTAG
- a CDS encoding WXG100 family type VII secretion target codes for MTAYAVDLDRLLDTIDRLERCEAACDEGLDRVSARVRALQTTWSGLTADAQATAQAEWEAGFALMREGLADMRRVASTARANYLQAADTNVRMWTL; via the coding sequence GTGACCGCGTACGCCGTCGACCTCGACCGGCTGCTCGACACGATCGACCGGCTCGAGCGGTGCGAGGCGGCCTGCGACGAGGGCCTCGACCGCGTCTCGGCGCGGGTGCGCGCACTGCAGACCACCTGGTCCGGGCTCACCGCCGACGCCCAGGCCACCGCGCAGGCCGAGTGGGAGGCCGGCTTCGCGCTGATGCGCGAGGGCCTGGCCGACATGCGCCGCGTGGCGTCGACCGCGCGCGCCAACTACCTCCAGGCCGCCGACACCAACGTCCGGATGTGGACGCTGTGA
- a CDS encoding serine aminopeptidase domain-containing protein: MSTHRLVDVRTPSSPACAVIVLHGGASRQQQMMVSPTQLSVLRMIPVAKRIAHAGHGRLAVLRLLNSYRGWDTRHTPVDDAAWAIAQVGERWPGVPVALVGHSLGGRAALLGAAHDAVRTVVALNAWVYPQDGVALPGRSVLFVHGDQDRIARPERARAVADRLGRSADVEFRVVPGGKHAMLRHGRAFEQAAADFVVDRL, encoded by the coding sequence ATGAGCACCCACCGCCTCGTCGACGTCCGTACGCCGTCCTCCCCGGCCTGCGCCGTGATCGTGCTGCACGGCGGCGCCTCGCGCCAGCAGCAGATGATGGTCAGCCCCACCCAGCTGTCGGTCCTGCGGATGATCCCGGTCGCCAAGCGCATCGCCCACGCCGGCCACGGCCGCCTGGCCGTGCTCCGCCTGCTCAACTCCTACCGCGGCTGGGACACCCGGCACACCCCGGTCGACGACGCCGCCTGGGCGATCGCCCAGGTCGGCGAGCGCTGGCCGGGGGTGCCGGTCGCGCTCGTCGGGCACTCCCTCGGAGGCCGCGCCGCGCTGCTCGGCGCGGCCCACGACGCGGTCCGCACCGTCGTCGCGCTCAACGCGTGGGTCTATCCCCAGGACGGCGTCGCGCTGCCCGGTCGCTCGGTCCTGTTCGTCCACGGCGACCAGGACCGGATCGCCCGGCCCGAACGCGCCCGCGCGGTCGCCGACCGGCTGGGCCGCTCCGCCGACGTGGAGTTCCGGGTCGTGCCGGGCGGCAAGCACGCGATGCTGCGCCACGGCCGCGCGTTCGAGCAGGCGGCCGCCGACTTCGTGGTCGACCGGCTGTGA
- a CDS encoding mismatch-specific DNA-glycosylase: MGFTRAELESFRDAVVPDLLPPPGTPLRLLFVGINPGLWTAATATHFAYPGNRFYPALLEAGILERRIDPSAGMTDDDRAYVRARGLGITNVAPRATAKASELTDDEVRAGGAALVALVERTGPAVVAVAGVTAYRVAFGRRKAVMGRQPEPLGGAELWVVPNPSGLNAHETVATLAAAYAEPARAAGVLA; encoded by the coding sequence GTGGGGTTCACGCGTGCCGAGCTGGAGTCGTTCCGCGATGCGGTCGTGCCCGACCTGCTGCCCCCGCCCGGGACGCCGCTGCGGCTGCTGTTCGTGGGGATCAACCCGGGGCTGTGGACCGCGGCGACCGCCACGCACTTCGCCTACCCGGGCAACCGGTTCTACCCGGCGCTGCTCGAGGCGGGGATCCTCGAGCGGCGCATCGATCCCTCGGCCGGCATGACCGACGACGACCGTGCCTACGTCCGCGCGCGGGGCCTCGGCATCACCAACGTGGCGCCCCGCGCGACCGCCAAGGCGTCCGAGCTCACCGACGACGAGGTCCGCGCGGGCGGGGCGGCGCTGGTCGCGCTCGTCGAGCGGACGGGTCCCGCCGTCGTCGCGGTGGCCGGGGTGACGGCGTACCGGGTGGCGTTCGGGCGACGCAAGGCCGTGATGGGGCGCCAGCCGGAGCCGCTCGGCGGCGCGGAGCTGTGGGTGGTGCCCAACCCGAGCGGGCTCAACGCCCACGAGACCGTCGCGACGCTCGCGGCGGCGTACGCCGAGCCGGCACGGGCCGCGGGTGTGCTGGCCTGA
- a CDS encoding SprT-like domain-containing protein, with protein MDLRDAFALAEDLLEHHGLRDWSVAYDGAKKRAGICRFGPRVLGLSAPLTTLHSEDEVRDTVLHEIAHALAGPQHGHDEVWRSIAVRIGSSGARCVSPDSPRVEPPWLGTCPAGHTSGRHRRPERVTTCGECLPTFDLSHLLTWTHHGRPAVMHPNYEAELARLRAGRGLTVHRVGTRLRITAPGDFEGKVGKVVKLGRTSYHLRAGRTLVRVPFALAERA; from the coding sequence GTGGACCTGCGCGACGCCTTCGCCCTGGCCGAGGACCTCCTCGAGCACCACGGCCTGCGTGACTGGAGCGTCGCCTACGACGGCGCCAAGAAGCGGGCCGGCATCTGCCGGTTCGGGCCGCGGGTGCTGGGCCTCAGCGCGCCCCTGACGACGCTGCACTCCGAGGACGAGGTGCGCGACACGGTCCTGCACGAGATCGCCCACGCCCTCGCCGGCCCCCAGCACGGCCACGACGAGGTCTGGCGCTCGATCGCGGTCCGCATCGGCAGCAGCGGCGCACGGTGCGTGTCGCCCGACTCGCCCCGGGTCGAGCCGCCGTGGCTCGGCACCTGCCCGGCCGGCCACACCTCGGGGCGCCACCGCCGTCCCGAGCGGGTGACGACGTGCGGCGAGTGCCTGCCCACCTTCGACCTGTCCCACCTGCTCACCTGGACCCACCACGGCCGCCCCGCCGTGATGCACCCCAACTACGAGGCCGAGCTCGCGCGGCTCCGCGCCGGCCGTGGCCTGACCGTCCACCGCGTCGGCACCCGGCTGCGCATCACCGCGCCCGGCGACTTCGAGGGCAAGGTCGGCAAGGTGGTCAAGCTGGGTCGCACGAGCTACCACCTGCGCGCCGGCCGCACCCTGGTCCGGGTCCCGTTCGCCCTCGCCGAACGCGCCTGA
- a CDS encoding contact-dependent growth inhibition system immunity protein, which yields MSFPQLEVLMSAYYHQDWVELGMWETLELYLHDSTGADAGALTLDLSRALGTLSEAEVKALLDSYYCAVSMEGEPGGYRGWLEEIARRVSAGP from the coding sequence ATGTCATTTCCGCAACTAGAGGTCCTGATGAGCGCCTACTACCACCAGGACTGGGTCGAGCTGGGAATGTGGGAGACGCTCGAGCTCTACCTCCACGACTCGACTGGGGCCGACGCCGGTGCGTTGACGCTGGACCTCAGCCGGGCCCTCGGCACGCTGAGCGAGGCCGAGGTCAAGGCCCTCCTCGACTCCTACTACTGCGCGGTCTCCATGGAGGGCGAGCCGGGCGGCTATCGCGGCTGGCTTGAGGAGATCGCCCGCCGGGTCTCCGCGGGGCCCTGA
- a CDS encoding TraR/DksA family transcriptional regulator, producing the protein MTDPRERLEAERRRTTRRLAQLRGDFDEVVEASRDTNADDEHDPEGATIAFERSQIDTLVRLADQTLTDVDAALARLDAGTYGTCEVCGRPIDPERLEVRPTARTCVGCTPPPR; encoded by the coding sequence GTGACCGACCCCCGCGAGCGGCTCGAGGCCGAGCGCCGTCGTACGACGCGACGCCTGGCCCAGCTGCGCGGCGACTTCGACGAGGTGGTCGAGGCGTCGCGCGACACCAACGCCGACGACGAGCACGACCCCGAGGGGGCGACCATCGCCTTCGAGAGGTCGCAGATCGACACCCTGGTGCGCCTGGCCGACCAGACGCTCACCGACGTGGACGCCGCCCTGGCCCGGCTCGACGCGGGGACCTACGGCACCTGCGAGGTCTGCGGTCGCCCGATCGACCCCGAGCGGCTCGAGGTGCGGCCCACGGCGCGCACCTGCGTCGGCTGCACGCCCCCTCCTCGGTAG
- a CDS encoding phosphodiester glycosidase family protein: protein MRPLPSVVLAGLLTLTAPLVGSTASADPASPVAPVDPHEAQTSDGVVGPIAAKVSARQRQDRTDSNIKRVNVVPGVDIVQWDQSSSRGPNELSLMTVKWQTPGLSVDYANPGSVAATAPVATMLKADAAAGAVAGVNGDFFDISGSGAPRGVGRDLDRGLLNGRVSGWNGAFSFTSSGWPAIGLVSTRTRVRNYPRLKVSSLNGPVVDPDHVGAYTPAWGRASGTEWTGGQRKGVRYLQVYRHRVVRNSYRLPRGNAFHGTLLVGRGKGARALAKIKVGTRTDVLSGAEGDPRMAIGGNKFLLRHGILQPLDDAQMHPRTAIGIDRDTKTLLLLVVDGRRSDSRGYTMAELADEMADLGADDALNLDGGGSSQLVAKRGKVLKVMNSPSDGHARPVANAIEIRYRKPR from the coding sequence GTGCGGCCCCTCCCCTCCGTCGTCCTCGCCGGCCTGCTCACCCTGACGGCTCCCCTCGTGGGGTCCACGGCGAGCGCCGACCCGGCGTCGCCGGTCGCCCCGGTCGATCCCCACGAGGCCCAGACGAGTGACGGCGTCGTCGGCCCGATCGCGGCGAAGGTGTCCGCCCGGCAACGGCAGGACCGCACCGACAGCAACATCAAGCGGGTCAACGTCGTGCCGGGCGTCGACATCGTCCAGTGGGACCAGTCGTCCTCGCGTGGACCCAACGAGCTCTCCCTGATGACGGTCAAGTGGCAGACCCCGGGGCTGAGCGTCGACTACGCCAACCCGGGCAGCGTCGCGGCGACGGCGCCGGTCGCCACGATGCTGAAGGCCGACGCGGCGGCGGGTGCGGTGGCCGGGGTCAACGGCGACTTCTTCGACATCAGCGGGTCCGGCGCCCCGCGCGGCGTGGGCCGCGACCTCGACCGCGGCCTGCTCAACGGTCGGGTCTCCGGCTGGAACGGCGCGTTCTCGTTCACGAGCTCCGGGTGGCCCGCCATCGGCCTGGTCTCCACCAGGACCCGGGTGCGCAACTACCCCAGGCTCAAGGTCTCCTCGCTCAACGGCCCGGTCGTCGACCCCGACCACGTCGGCGCCTACACCCCGGCCTGGGGCAGGGCCTCGGGCACCGAGTGGACCGGCGGGCAGCGCAAGGGCGTGCGCTACCTGCAGGTCTACCGGCACCGGGTCGTGCGGAACTCCTACCGGCTCCCCCGCGGCAACGCGTTCCACGGCACCCTCCTCGTGGGTCGTGGCAAGGGCGCTCGCGCTCTGGCCAAGATCAAGGTGGGGACGCGCACCGACGTCCTGTCGGGCGCCGAGGGCGACCCGCGGATGGCGATCGGCGGCAACAAGTTCCTGCTGCGCCACGGCATCCTGCAGCCCTTGGACGACGCCCAGATGCACCCCCGCACCGCCATCGGCATCGACCGCGACACCAAGACCCTGCTGCTGCTCGTGGTCGACGGCCGTCGGTCCGACAGCCGCGGCTACACGATGGCCGAGCTGGCCGACGAGATGGCCGACCTCGGCGCCGACGACGCGCTCAACCTCGACGGCGGTGGCTCCAGCCAGCTCGTCGCCAAGCGCGGCAAGGTGCTGAAGGTGATGAACTCGCCGTCCGACGGCCACGCCCGACCCGTCGCCAACGCGATCGAGATCAGGTACCGGAAGCCCCGGTAG
- a CDS encoding ERCC4 domain-containing protein has translation MPDDFVIARNPDGDSTLPYLLRIPLGERGVILKARETWPRTAKIYCHRVEEWPEDVEVVERVPVRSCVRRGASIDLVLDRGRENRSQLVMTTIKGGRQAIFWQSARTTKQARPAGAIPRARASGLQDLEIVVDSHERYAYGFSDQQATTVKAALVAGDYGVVRAGALVASVERKSLDDLVSSLTSGKLRYQLADLAAVPRAAVVVEDRYSQVLGVKHVRPAVVLEGLAECQVRWPQVPIHFCETRKLAQEWTYRFLAAAWVAAAEEDHGVAAVADLADAPPLTPAPATPAEIRAWAAVQGYVVSDRGRIPRDVAAAYEAARA, from the coding sequence ATGCCGGACGACTTCGTGATCGCCCGCAACCCCGACGGCGACTCCACGCTGCCCTACCTGCTGCGGATCCCGCTGGGCGAGCGTGGCGTCATCCTCAAGGCTCGCGAGACCTGGCCGCGCACGGCGAAGATCTACTGCCATCGGGTCGAGGAGTGGCCCGAGGACGTCGAGGTGGTCGAGCGGGTGCCGGTGCGCAGCTGCGTCCGGCGCGGCGCCAGCATCGACCTGGTGCTCGACCGGGGCCGCGAGAACCGCAGCCAGCTCGTGATGACGACGATCAAGGGTGGCCGTCAGGCGATCTTCTGGCAGTCGGCCCGCACCACCAAGCAGGCCCGGCCGGCGGGGGCCATCCCGCGCGCCCGCGCCAGCGGGCTCCAGGACCTGGAGATCGTGGTCGACTCCCACGAGCGCTACGCCTACGGGTTCTCCGACCAACAGGCGACCACCGTCAAGGCGGCGCTGGTCGCCGGCGACTACGGCGTCGTCCGCGCGGGTGCGCTGGTCGCGTCCGTCGAGCGCAAGAGCCTCGACGACCTGGTGTCCTCCCTGACCAGCGGCAAGCTGAGATACCAGCTCGCCGATCTCGCCGCCGTACCCCGGGCTGCCGTCGTCGTGGAGGACCGCTACTCCCAGGTGTTGGGGGTCAAGCACGTCCGACCGGCCGTCGTGCTCGAGGGACTGGCCGAGTGCCAGGTCCGATGGCCGCAGGTGCCGATCCACTTCTGCGAGACCCGCAAGCTCGCCCAGGAGTGGACCTACCGCTTCCTGGCCGCGGCGTGGGTCGCAGCCGCCGAGGAGGACCACGGCGTCGCGGCCGTCGCCGACCTCGCCGACGCCCCGCCCCTGACCCCGGCCCCCGCGACCCCGGCCGAGATCCGGGCCTGGGCGGCAGTGCAGGGCTACGTCGTCAGCGACCGCGGCCGTATCCCGCGCGACGTCGCGGCGGCCTACGAAGCGGCGCGTGCGTGA
- a CDS encoding WXG100 family type VII secretion target produces the protein MTLDLVHADLISTVAELRDVASALDAERRRTDLAVDVLLDGGWSGRAASAYREGWEEWRAGCGRVLAALSSMAELISTCHADQVEQDELAAAGLRTLTAELLSTGARS, from the coding sequence ATGACCCTCGACCTCGTCCACGCCGACCTGATCTCCACCGTCGCCGAGCTGCGCGACGTCGCCTCCGCGCTCGACGCCGAACGACGGCGTACCGACCTCGCGGTCGACGTGCTGCTCGACGGCGGCTGGTCGGGGCGCGCCGCGTCCGCCTACCGGGAGGGCTGGGAGGAGTGGCGGGCCGGGTGCGGCCGGGTGCTGGCCGCACTGTCCTCGATGGCCGAGCTGATCAGCACCTGCCACGCCGACCAGGTCGAGCAGGACGAGCTCGCGGCCGCTGGGCTCCGCACGCTCACCGCGGAGCTGCTGTCCACGGGAGCCCGCTCGTGA
- a CDS encoding contact-dependent growth inhibition system immunity protein, with the protein METYEQLGVLMGAYFHEDFEGLEAPLEEYLADASDDEISVLVSDVDAFVAATPITDLQPALYRLGSYVWLGEDSRAYLDWLEAIRHAAVLRSAG; encoded by the coding sequence GTGGAGACCTATGAACAACTGGGAGTCCTTATGGGGGCCTACTTCCACGAGGACTTCGAGGGCCTGGAGGCACCTCTTGAGGAGTACCTGGCTGACGCGTCCGACGACGAGATCAGTGTCCTGGTGTCGGACGTTGACGCGTTCGTCGCCGCCACCCCCATCACGGACCTGCAGCCGGCCCTGTACCGGCTCGGAAGCTACGTCTGGCTCGGTGAAGACTCGCGGGCATATCTGGACTGGCTAGAAGCCATTCGCCACGCAGCCGTTCTGCGATCAGCCGGCTGA
- the glgA gene encoding glycogen synthase — translation MRVDVLSKEYPPSIYGGAGVHVAELVRALRSLPADRDVETRVHAFGGPRDEAGTSSYADLPELAAANPALRTFGVDLAIADACAGTDLVHSHTWYANLAGHLAGLLHGVPHVVSAHSLEPMRPWKAEQLGGGYALSSWAERTSYEAAAAVIAVSAAMRDDVLASYPSIDPAKVQVVHNGIDTELWRPRAAPDRVRELGVDPDRPSVVFVGRITRQKGLPLFLRSVAALPPEVQVVLCAGAPDTPEIEAEVRGLVESLAATRTGVVWIAEMLPRADVIALLTAATVFACPSVYEPLGIVNLEAMACETAVVATATGGIPEVVVPGETGVLVPIEQATDGTGTPLDPERYVADFAEALTSLVTDPDRAAAYGRAGRERAIASFSWETIAERTVEVYRSV, via the coding sequence ATGAGGGTCGACGTGCTGAGCAAGGAGTACCCGCCGTCCATCTACGGCGGCGCCGGGGTGCACGTGGCCGAGCTGGTCCGGGCGCTGCGCTCGTTGCCGGCCGACCGCGACGTAGAGACGCGGGTCCACGCGTTCGGCGGGCCGCGCGACGAGGCCGGGACGTCGTCGTACGCCGATCTGCCCGAGCTCGCCGCCGCCAACCCGGCGCTGCGCACCTTCGGGGTCGACCTCGCCATCGCCGACGCCTGCGCCGGCACCGACCTCGTGCACTCCCACACGTGGTACGCCAACCTCGCCGGTCACCTCGCGGGGCTGCTCCACGGCGTGCCCCACGTCGTCAGCGCCCACTCGCTCGAGCCGATGCGGCCGTGGAAGGCCGAGCAGCTCGGCGGCGGCTACGCCCTGTCCTCCTGGGCCGAGCGGACGTCGTACGAGGCGGCCGCGGCGGTGATCGCGGTCTCCGCCGCGATGCGCGACGACGTGCTGGCGTCGTACCCGTCGATCGACCCGGCCAAGGTCCAGGTCGTCCACAACGGCATCGACACCGAGCTGTGGCGGCCGCGCGCCGCGCCCGACCGGGTGCGTGAGCTCGGCGTCGACCCCGACCGGCCGTCGGTGGTGTTCGTCGGCCGCATCACGCGCCAGAAGGGGCTGCCGCTCTTCCTGCGCTCGGTCGCCGCGCTGCCGCCCGAGGTGCAGGTCGTGCTCTGCGCAGGAGCCCCCGACACCCCCGAGATCGAGGCCGAGGTGCGCGGGCTCGTCGAGTCGCTCGCCGCGACGCGGACCGGGGTCGTGTGGATCGCCGAGATGCTGCCGCGCGCTGACGTGATCGCGCTGCTGACCGCGGCGACGGTCTTCGCCTGCCCGTCGGTCTACGAGCCGCTCGGCATCGTCAACCTCGAGGCGATGGCGTGCGAGACCGCGGTCGTCGCCACCGCCACCGGCGGCATCCCCGAGGTCGTCGTACCGGGCGAGACCGGGGTGCTGGTCCCGATCGAGCAGGCCACCGACGGCACCGGGACGCCGCTGGACCCCGAGCGCTACGTCGCCGACTTCGCCGAGGCCCTGACCTCGCTGGTCACCGACCCCGACCGGGCGGCGGCCTACGGGCGGGCCGGCCGCGAGCGGGCGATCGCGTCGTTCAGCTGGGAGACGATCGCCGAGCGGACCGTCGAGGTCTACCGGTCGGTCTGA
- a CDS encoding EthD domain-containing protein, which yields MTSKLMYAVWDGDAPALHSSDLHAALAAAGATRLQVNVDDEPVAEAMRIPTGPASLGPVRAVVSVWVGSADTAPVVTAALAAVALVAGWEVEERRPLDPPEAWDGSRVDALANVAILRRPADLSAEEWRHTWLVDHTPVAIATQGTFGYLQNVVVAPITDLPDGFAPVDALVEELFLSAAIDDVHAFFGSGGDAAELSDRMTRLMTSVARFGADRDLDLVPTSRYLYAL from the coding sequence GTGACCAGCAAGCTGATGTACGCCGTCTGGGACGGCGATGCCCCCGCGCTGCACTCCAGCGACCTGCACGCCGCCCTCGCCGCAGCCGGGGCGACCCGCCTGCAGGTCAACGTCGACGACGAGCCGGTCGCCGAGGCCATGCGGATCCCGACCGGACCCGCCTCGCTCGGCCCCGTGCGGGCGGTGGTGAGCGTGTGGGTCGGCAGCGCCGACACGGCACCCGTGGTGACGGCGGCCCTGGCCGCGGTCGCGCTCGTGGCCGGCTGGGAGGTCGAGGAGCGCCGGCCCCTCGACCCGCCGGAGGCCTGGGACGGCTCCCGCGTCGACGCGCTGGCCAACGTCGCGATCCTGCGCCGCCCCGCCGACCTGTCCGCCGAGGAGTGGCGGCACACCTGGCTGGTCGACCACACCCCGGTCGCCATCGCGACCCAGGGGACCTTCGGCTACCTGCAGAACGTCGTGGTCGCGCCGATCACCGACCTGCCCGACGGGTTCGCCCCGGTCGACGCGCTGGTCGAGGAGCTGTTCCTGTCGGCCGCCATCGACGACGTCCACGCCTTCTTCGGCAGCGGCGGCGACGCCGCCGAGCTCAGCGACCGGATGACGCGGCTGATGACCAGCGTGGCCCGCTTCGGGGCCGACCGCGACCTCGACCTGGTGCCGACCAGCCGCTACCTCTACGCCCTGTAG
- the glgC gene encoding glucose-1-phosphate adenylyltransferase, with the protein MSARKKVLAIVLAGGEGKRLMPLTADRAKPAVPFAGIYRLIDYALSNVVNSGYLQIVVLTQYKSHSLDRHVTQTWRMSTMLGNYVTPVPAQQRVGKNWYLGSADAIYQSLNLIKDEKPDIVVVVGADHVYRMDFSQMVAQHVESGAAATVAAIRQPIGLADQFGVIDVKPESPRQIREFLEKPKNPIGLPDSPGEVLASMGNYVFDADALVEAVTRDATTDGSKHDMGGDIIPAFVRRDLAGVYDFKDNDVAGSNDRDRDYWRDVGTLNSYYDAHMDVVSPLPVFNLYNFQWPIYTSYGPQPPAKVGAGAGTAALVDDAVLSPGVVVSGATVLRSVLSPAVYVAPGATIDGAVLMSGVRVGAGATIRNAILDKNVVVPAGARIGVDLDEDRAHGFLVEDGLTVLGKDQHFPT; encoded by the coding sequence ATGAGCGCCCGCAAGAAGGTCCTGGCCATCGTCCTCGCCGGCGGCGAGGGCAAGCGCCTGATGCCGCTGACGGCCGACCGGGCGAAGCCGGCGGTGCCGTTCGCCGGCATCTACCGGCTCATCGACTACGCCCTGTCCAACGTGGTCAACTCCGGCTACCTGCAGATCGTCGTGCTGACGCAGTACAAGTCCCACAGCCTCGACCGGCACGTCACGCAGACCTGGCGGATGTCGACGATGCTCGGCAACTACGTGACGCCGGTGCCGGCCCAGCAGCGCGTCGGCAAGAACTGGTACCTCGGCAGCGCCGACGCGATCTACCAGTCGCTCAACCTGATCAAGGACGAGAAGCCCGACATCGTGGTGGTGGTCGGGGCCGACCACGTCTACCGGATGGACTTCTCCCAGATGGTCGCCCAGCACGTCGAGTCCGGCGCCGCCGCGACCGTCGCGGCCATCCGCCAGCCGATCGGCCTGGCCGACCAGTTCGGGGTCATCGACGTCAAGCCCGAGTCGCCGCGACAGATCCGGGAGTTCCTCGAGAAGCCCAAGAACCCGATCGGCCTGCCCGACAGCCCCGGCGAGGTGCTCGCCTCGATGGGCAACTACGTGTTCGACGCCGACGCGCTCGTCGAGGCCGTCACCCGCGACGCGACAACCGACGGGTCCAAGCACGACATGGGGGGCGACATCATCCCCGCCTTCGTCCGACGCGACCTCGCGGGCGTCTACGACTTCAAGGACAACGACGTCGCCGGGTCCAACGACCGCGACCGCGACTACTGGCGTGACGTCGGCACGCTCAACTCCTACTACGACGCCCACATGGACGTCGTCTCGCCGCTGCCCGTCTTCAACCTCTACAACTTCCAGTGGCCGATCTACACCTCCTACGGCCCGCAGCCGCCGGCCAAGGTCGGGGCCGGTGCCGGCACCGCCGCCCTCGTCGACGACGCCGTGCTCTCGCCCGGGGTCGTCGTCAGTGGCGCGACCGTCCTGCGCTCGGTCCTCTCGCCCGCGGTCTACGTCGCCCCCGGCGCGACCATCGACGGCGCGGTCCTGATGAGCGGCGTCCGCGTCGGTGCCGGCGCGACGATCCGCAACGCCATCCTCGACAAGAACGTCGTGGTCCCGGCCGGCGCCAGGATCGGCGTCGACCTCGACGAGGACCGCGCCCATGGCTTCCTGGTCGAGGACGGCCTCACGGTCCTGGGCAAGGACCAGCACTTCCCGACCTGA